One stretch of Astatotilapia calliptera chromosome 3, fAstCal1.2, whole genome shotgun sequence DNA includes these proteins:
- the LOC113011760 gene encoding uncharacterized protein LOC113011760 — protein sequence MHLCIILCGIFHLSAVIQSATVKQETGVRFAAVGDNVTLRCFYESQVAMHFSWYRQFLGSQPKRLSTIYKYDKPSEVLHTLEKNPRFSVERKEGTNHLQISGVLLSDSATYYCGSSHSNMVEFGEGIFLSVRAANHQTIDQEPASMTIQVGDSVMFNCTVHTGTCDEEHSVYWFRRGSHPGIVHTYINTSKPVSVKSPSQSCVYHLQKMNLSSVDTGTYYCAVSSCGEILFGNGSKLIISDDVKDRDAEQILRPHDRSQLIRGVIELRPEMLF from the exons ATGCATCTCTGTATCATCCTCTGTGGGATAT ttcatctgtcagctgtgatCCAGTCAGCTACAGTCAAGCAGGAGACTGGGGTGAGATTTGCTGCTGTTGGGGACAACGTGACTTTGCGTTGCTTTTATGAAAGCCAAGTGGCGATGCACTTCTCCTGGTACCGACAATTCTTAGGAAGCCAACCTAAGCGCCTCTCTACAATTTACAAATATGATAAGCCATCTGAAGTCCTCCACACATTGGAGAAGAACCCTCGTTTCTCTGTGGAAAGAAAGGAAGGGACCAATCATCTACAAATCTCTGGTGTCCTTCTCTCAGATTCAGCTACATACTACTGCGGGAGCTCACATTCCAACATGGTGGAATTTGGAGAAGGGATCTTTCTGAGTGTTCGAG CAGCTAATCACCAGACAATTGACCAAGAACCAGCATCCATGACCATCCAAGTTGGTGACTCAGTGATGTTCAACTGTACAGTACACACTGGAACCTGTGACGAAGAACATAGCGTCTACTGGTTTAGACGCGGATCTCACCCAGGAATTgttcacacatatataaatacaagtaaACCGGTCTCTGTGAAGTCTCCTTCACAGAGCTGTGTGTACCatttgcagaaaatgaaccttaGCTCCGTTGATACTGGGACCTATTACTGTGCGGTGTCCTCCTGTGGGGAGATACTGTTTGGTAATGGAAGCAAGCTCATCATCAGCGATGATGTTAAAGACCGAGATGCTGAG